The genomic DNA tatgtagtatataagtgtatgtaaagatcgtcagaatccaattccgaacactttggtttttcccggaaataccctagatgcggaaagaattgagtataaggtaacaggataaaaatgatttaaattaaaggattataatagaggatcataaaaaggaatataatgtactgagaaaggttaagggaacctaagtaataagatcccgggtatgatccttcaaacgataaacgagaacgaaagttaagcgaaccgtataacagatcagcggtcattaggcaaacaattaggaagttaatcaaagggattagagaggatgatgtcacccaaccaatgagaagaggacaaggaggggaggatgacatcatgaggatgacacaagcatgacatgggaaggaaggagatgtggtggctttttaaccacataaaatcaagggcaactaggtaatttactaaaacaaacacaaaaatcaaaccaaccaagccaagcaaatcatttttcatcaaaatcaaaaagaaaccaaggcattgttcttcatgctctcggccaaaacagaaccagcacactaaaactgctgtatctccttcatttttcactcaaatattgtgttctatagctcattggaaaggtattgagatgacctataactcttgttcacaagtctcgtccaaataatcatggtaagaccctcatttttacagttctttaaatcggacttttagaaacttcaaagcctaactttgtgttcttgatttctttggaaagatcaagcttgtaggaggctccctaaggcttcctagcaacttaacacctcccaaggaaggtataaacttcaaaccctagcctttactttatttgttagtaagtttaatggttggttttgtgaaatgagaagcatggattgtgattattagtagtttggtttgatttggaagtgttttagtaattgaagcttgattatagttcataggtcttgattgtggttgtttgagttgaaaaccttggagattatggactgatgtggtatggtttcggtgaagttttgttgtattgatggttatgagttggttggtggttaattggagtagtttaaacattggtaatcgcgtaaacatagccgtcgtaacgtccgattttctttagactgtttttgtgcataacattaggacccgaggaccccctgctagattattaccactgccatgtttagatagctcatgttacgagcttcgttttgatatgtagttcgttcgattccgatgcacagtttaggagaaacgaccgttttaagtaacggcatttcgcgaacgaaacatttcccctcgccttactttgaaaccttggttaaggaccttaaatgactaattggggtaagaaacatttatggtaagtatgctaggcagttggtaagacactcgcgaagaaatcgctttaaaactcgtaaaggttaaattattaaaaatggtggagccgaggctactcgagtgacttaagcgagtcagtaagcgcaaaacaagcgttagagtctaagttagttaaagtatagatttacaagtgactttggtttaattccaacttacttgttgtttatagattaccagactcgtcccgagccattcgtaacccccagtcgctcaggcaagttttgtacccgttatactgttgttgtgatgtatatatgtatatgcattatcttgtgatagatgcatgttggttaattagcaaattttgcgatatattgaagcatgctgatatggtatatatatgcatgcctgtttcgtattcttgtcatatatatctgttggttcagttgataatacctatgctagagaatagcggtaatttgcatatacccttagtatagggacccaaaggtgaaaacattttctaaaaccgggagtcgaggatcccgagtagattttatatatatatatttatatatatatggttatagttttcaaaactattaatcgaataaggtttattcgataactttattttattaatgaatattatcttgaatattcattcgaggacttatgactcctttatattatttattgaatattacttggatattcatttgaggatgtatgactcctttattttatttaattaatattatttataatattcattcgaggtattatgactcagcttattatttaatgaatattatttcgaatattcattcgagggcttatgactcagcttattttatttattgaatattgtttgaatattcatttgaggatctatgactccgattatttgctgagatatattctttattttattaaagaataagaagtcgataatcaaactcacttttgattattcaaataaagatagtactttcgtataggtatatctttggatatttaatattcatttcaagtataagtttcaaaacttctacttcaattatttttataaagattattctttatggaaatattatttaaataataatattcagatattttctaatatattgggactgatttattttgttaaatcagcattactccaaacattcttaaaaatgttttgcgagtcttcaaaatgatttttaaaagttagagcggatcccaaaactcatttttatatttaagatcctcctttcgaaggggatttaaatactcgctcaaaacctgagggatccggctctgtggtgtgttttatattcgcaacaaggttgctgttttgataaatgaattgattacttacccaacactcgggaagtaaaattcttggaacaagttaatccattaacaggcatcgcctgggaaatatcggtgagttctcctttccaaatagatacgacttcttggtggagccgtatcaacaagtttctacttggggaaagtggggacgagctttacgtttcagagtcatggatttcatctgaactaggagtggcgtaagtggccgagtagcgccggcccagccttattatattggcccaaatggcctggaagttccgctaaagcggtccattccttaggagttcagtgttcggttgacaagtaaatccgacaggttctcctctacatgtagaaaatggtgggattgcactactacgactgatcatcgtaagtggtcttcctggcgcggcaaactcccgtaatgagttcatcatccaattggatatttctgcaacactacccagagcacttcgatagaaaggctacggttgggcgattgttgagtgttggcagggtcaagttttcaaaatgatgtttgcatcaaatgaagtatctcataacttcattttattttgatgatattttaaaggttgaatctattcaagtattatcttgtagtctcatctatgtgatgaacttttgaactaattataacttgaacggtggtagttcaagtagtatttggaaaggatataagtatattggagtatcttgtaacttcatcttttaaacttatatctagtaaatgattatcttatgcatggcaaagattttcagaaaaacgttgagacaaggttagatatatgagatcaccttgcaacgatatttttttatacagttatacactgggactttgtgtatattatgcatggaagaggacttccaatattttgaaaagtatatatgtatatatactgaatattttgcgacttcatcgcattaagatatcaaacttggttcatttcttttgaccaagacttttatgagtattatgagtaggctcatatattgttaatcattatacatattattttggtgggcttgatgctcacccttgctttcttctttcatcacacaacatcagatagataagatgaacaggaccaagctcccaattcgcaagcggataggaaacgttccgcagctttctggaagcattcaggccgctgtagctgaggtagaaattaccaataggctaagttttcaactagtaatgtaccagacttatgtatattatgaattgtaataatggcaaagaaatgtaaatttattcagaaacctttttaaggtgtattgacttaattgtggaataaaacgacttgtgattatttttggatattcatctctgagactataacttgtggtgtgtgtgtgtgtatattgtggggtcacagtaaagagtagttgattgtttaataagattgggtgttgttaagggaagtggaactcgtgacaacccggatcccctaccccggatttgggggtgttacaatgggGCTGTGAATAATAATGGAGCAGGGGCCGAGATTGTCTTAATCACCCCGGAAGGGCATCATTTGATGATTATCGTCCACTTCAAATTTTATGTCACTAACAATGATGTTGAGTATGAAGCATTGATCAATGGTTTGAAAATAGCTCTAGAAGTGGGGGTTGTGAACTTGATTACTCGGAGTGACTCTAAGTTAGTTGTAAACCAAGTCAACGGAGGTTTCCAAGCCCGAGGACCCGGACATAGATATATATGAGATGTGCGCAGCGTCTACTGGAAAAATTTGGAAGTGCCTGGCTAGAAGGTGTGCCAAGGGAAGATAGTAATGCTGATGCCTTGGAAAAAATGGGGTCGCAAATGGACAACGTCCAACTTGGGCAAATTCCTTTGGGAATTCAAGAAATCCCAAGTATTCCAGAAATAAGGGTGTTCCAGACACAGGAGATCCCACAAGAAAATTGGATGACCCCCATTCATAACTATATTCGAAGGGGAGCTTTGCCAGAAGACAAGCTACAGGCTCGATGCCTTCGCTACCAAGCTACAAAGTACGTTGAATATGATGGGGTATTGTATAAGAGAGGGTTTAACCAACCACTATTACGTTGCGTGGATCTGGAAGAAGGGAATTATATTCTTAAGGAGGTGCACAAAGGAATTTGCGGCAATCACCCGGGGGTGGTTCGTTTGCATTGAAAGTCCTCAGACTAGGATATTATTGGCCAACCATGAAAGAAGATGCTTTCAAGTTTGTTCGAGCTTGTGATCGCAACCAGTGATTCGCTAATTATTCCAACGCCCCGACAACGTCTATTACTTTATTGGCAAGTCCTTGGCCTTTTTCCATGTGGGGGATTGATCTCATTGGAGAATTGCCCAAAGCTAAGGGGGGTGTGAAGTATGCCATGGTGGCTGTTGATTATTTTACCAAATGGGCGGAAGCTATGCCACTGGCCACGATCATGACAAAGAAAATAAAAGACTTTGTTTTCAACTCCATAGTCTGCAGGTTTGGTATTCCATATAAGCTCATCTCAGATAATGGAAAGCAGTTTGATAATAAAGAGTTAAGGAAGCTTTGTGAAGACTTGAACATCAAGAAAGATTTTGCTGCGGTCTACCACCCGCAAAGCAATGGTCAGACATAAGCCATAAACAAGATTATCAAGCACACCCTAAAGGCTAAGCTGGAAGAAAAAAAGGGAGATTGGCCAGAGGAGATGCCCATGGTTCTTTGGTCTTACAACACAACTCCTAGGTCGACCACTGGAGAGTCCCCTTTCTTGTTGATGTACGGGTATGAGGCTATGATCCCCGTAGAAGTAGGGGCCGGATCTCTACGAAGGGATTTATTTGTTGAGAAAGATGCAGAAGTTAACTAGAGGCTCCACTTGGATTTGCTGGACGAAGCCAAAATGAATGCTCAGTTGAAACTTGCGGCATACCAGCAGAGAATTGCAAGGTATTTTAATAAGAAGGTGAAGTCCGTGCCATACAATGTGGGAGATCTTGTGTTGCGAAAAGTCATGCCGAACACCAAAATAGCCCAACATGGAGTGCTTGGAGCTAACTGGGAgggaccatacaaggtcaaggCTATACTTTGGACCGGTTCCGGCATCGGGAGTGGATTCGATAAGAGTCCAAAAAACGAGCTAACGCGAGTTTTCGCTTGGAAGATTTGGATGACAAGCTTATTCCCCGGGCTTAGAATACGGAGCATCTACGGAAGTATTATTAGTAGGGTGTGGCTTTGGCCCCATCGTTTCTATGATTAATTCCTATGTAATAGActagtagcaaataaattcctcctagcctagggggtagtaTACATGACTACGAACCTTGGGACTAATAGAAggataaaattttcaaataatttccccacagagcatagtagccatgggactggtgtaATTCTTACGCTAGAGCGCATTATCAATAAAAAGAAAAAGTTGATTCAAATTGCTTTGGCTGCTTGGCATATAAACTGTAAGAAaaacttagggcgcgccctaacaAAGTCCATAATATGGAAAAAGTTATTTATACACTAATAGAAGATATCCATGATATGGTATGGCAGCAAAACTCCATTATTGTATTAGGGAGTATGCCCTCTAAACCAGAAGTTGTAAAATCTGCTATCTAAGAAAATATGTAAGAAACCAGAGACGCGCCCTATGGTAAGGCGTGCCCAGTGTTAAAAAATTGTTAATTCATGAATGCAAGAACACGCCTCTATAAAAGGACGCGCTTCAAAATATGACACACTTAACAAATCTCGTCAAAAGAATAAAGGTGTGTGGCTCTTTGGAGAAAACTAAGGCAAAAAATCTAAACAAAACAAGGCGCGCCCTGAAAGTCTTATTCATCAAGGCGCGCCATTAATTTGGTACTAGAAAGATTTTGCAGAAGAACTACTTGATCAAAAAAATAAAGATGAATGAAACTGAATGATAGTCACAATGTAGATAAAAGAGTAGCCAAGAATATAGTCATACAACTTTGCACAACATCAAAAGAGGGCTGGCTCCTCAAAGTATTTAAGATCTAGTACGAATGCAGTTTAAACATAAGAATAAATCAGGGCGCCCCCTA from Apium graveolens cultivar Ventura chromosome 5, ASM990537v1, whole genome shotgun sequence includes the following:
- the LOC141661262 gene encoding uncharacterized protein LOC141661262 — its product is MRCAQRLLEKFGSAWLEGVPREDSNADALEKMGSQMDNVQLGQIPLGIQEIPSIPEIRVFQTQEIPQENWMTPIHNYIRRGALPEDKLQARCLRYQATKYVEYDGVLYKRGFNQPLLRCVDLEEGNYILKEVHKGICGNHPGVVRLH